From one Phycisphaerae bacterium genomic stretch:
- a CDS encoding DUF421 domain-containing protein, with product MTATAILAEGPSSFVQFQLLEPALRAVLIYLGGFVLIRFGKNRLLGRSTPFDIVLGIVLGSLLSRAINGTAEVTVTIVAAASLVGFHTLVSWLSRRSRGIERIVKGRQLVLVQSGKIDRANARQADISAEDLGEALRLRGGVDCYAEVERASLERNGEISVIRAQHPPRVIEIDVADGVQKVRIAWE from the coding sequence ATGACGGCTACGGCAATTCTGGCGGAAGGCCCAAGCTCATTCGTTCAGTTTCAGCTTCTTGAGCCGGCACTGCGGGCAGTGCTGATCTATCTTGGCGGATTCGTGCTGATTCGCTTCGGGAAGAATCGCTTGCTTGGCAGGTCGACTCCGTTCGACATTGTCCTGGGAATCGTGCTCGGATCGCTTCTCAGTCGTGCGATCAACGGGACTGCAGAAGTGACCGTGACGATTGTCGCGGCGGCTTCACTCGTGGGCTTTCACACGCTCGTATCCTGGCTGTCACGACGGTCGCGTGGAATCGAACGGATCGTCAAGGGAAGACAGTTGGTCCTCGTTCAAAGTGGAAAAATCGACCGGGCGAACGCCCGGCAGGCGGACATCTCGGCGGAAGACCTGGGAGAGGCACTGCGCCTGCGCGGCGGGGTGGATTGCTATGCTGAGGTCGAACGCGCTTCGTTGGAGCGGAACGGAGAAATCAGCGTAATCCGTGCGCAACATCCTCCCCGAGTCATCGAGATCGATGTGGCTGATGGAGTACAGAAGGTGCGAATCGCATGGGAATAA
- a CDS encoding TrkA family potassium uptake protein, which translates to MRIVIIGAGDMGSMTARAVLDRGGEVIIIEENRERIESLTDDMSCGFLHGDGSKPKILKEAGPSQTDVLFCLTSNDLVNIVASVIGQSLGYERVVTRIEDPSYEGVCRQLGLKDTIVPNQTISRYLVDLTRGRDVLELSTMIRGEARFFEFQAGKEDKGTIGELDLPKDARAICFYRDDEFHLADAESHIQKGDRVIILTHSRHVDELRNRWRPQHAKNSGEFAERGGHADTEEPGD; encoded by the coding sequence ATGAGAATCGTTATCATTGGAGCCGGCGACATGGGCTCCATGACTGCGCGCGCCGTGCTGGACCGTGGTGGTGAGGTGATCATCATCGAGGAAAACCGTGAGCGCATCGAGAGTCTTACCGACGACATGTCCTGTGGCTTCCTTCACGGCGATGGCAGCAAGCCGAAAATCCTCAAGGAGGCCGGCCCATCGCAGACCGATGTGCTGTTCTGCCTTACCAGTAACGACCTAGTGAACATCGTCGCCAGCGTCATTGGGCAGTCGCTGGGTTACGAACGCGTAGTGACTCGGATCGAAGATCCCTCCTACGAGGGCGTCTGCCGACAGCTCGGTCTCAAGGATACCATCGTCCCCAATCAGACCATCAGCCGCTACCTCGTCGACCTCACGCGCGGCCGGGACGTCCTCGAACTTTCCACGATGATCCGCGGTGAAGCACGCTTTTTTGAATTCCAAGCCGGCAAAGAGGACAAGGGCACGATCGGCGAGCTGGACCTGCCCAAGGATGCCCGGGCCATTTGCTTTTACCGAGACGACGAATTTCATCTCGCCGATGCCGAAAGCCACATCCAGAAGGGCGACCGCGTGATCATTCTGACGCATAGCCGGCATGTCGATGAACTGAGGAATCGCTGGCGACCACAGCATGCCAAGAACTCCGGCGAATTCGCCGAGCGGGGTGGTCACGCAGATACGGAGGAGCCTGGCGACTAG
- a CDS encoding STAS/SEC14 domain-containing protein yields the protein MAVEIHERAEGRILEVPVTGKLSREDYERFVPELERRIQQFGKIRLLFQMHDFHGWELGALWEDIKFDARHFRDIDRLAIVGEAKWQKGMAAFCRPFTTADIRYFEHAEIEKARAWLEEDQD from the coding sequence ATGGCCGTGGAAATCCATGAACGCGCCGAGGGTCGAATTCTCGAGGTCCCAGTGACGGGAAAGCTGAGTCGTGAAGATTACGAAAGGTTCGTGCCCGAGCTCGAGCGACGGATTCAACAGTTTGGCAAGATCCGGCTCCTCTTCCAAATGCACGATTTCCACGGTTGGGAACTCGGCGCCCTTTGGGAAGATATCAAGTTTGACGCCCGGCATTTTCGTGACATCGATCGACTGGCTATCGTGGGCGAAGCCAAATGGCAGAAAGGCATGGCCGCGTTCTGCCGACCATTCACGACGGCCGACATCCGATACTTCGAGCATGCGGAAATCGAAAAGGCTCGGGCGTGGCTCGAAGAAGATCAGGATTAG
- a CDS encoding TrkH family potassium uptake protein, giving the protein MQNRGDSLELSFAVRWSTVGKYLGDLLVVVALLNTMPALVSLLANGLEAGLVYLVAVGIPAVIGISLGRLRPSPGIQPNEALVITSATLLAAALTMSLPFAYDGLHFGDAVFESISAVTTTGLSMTESVANKPVSFLFARSWLQWYGGLGIVVVSVALLVRPAPAIRRLASTENASTEFPVDVRAHARRVSVVYLILTGASLLTLFLLGLRPLAAITYTLSSVSTGGFAVDDASLAGLSGWMAPAAILLSAFLGAGSISWYYRRFWGTNERPTRRGLTTVGLPLMTLIIALALIGTLRYVGVMSWTQAIGHGVALGVTAQTTTGFTTTDIAALPAAAKALVMVAMFIGGDLGSTAGGIKLIRFFIVLRLFQRLLVRTTTPPHAVLTRRLGGRKLSDRTALDGLLVIALFVVTILLSWFVLLLYNYDPLNSLFDVVSATCTVGLSTGVTGPVLPEFPKMVLCVDMLMRRLEMIALLVLFYPRTWIGKRADIS; this is encoded by the coding sequence ATGCAAAACCGGGGAGACAGCCTGGAACTGAGCTTTGCTGTTCGTTGGTCGACGGTCGGGAAGTACCTGGGAGATCTTCTGGTTGTCGTCGCATTGCTAAATACGATGCCGGCGCTCGTTTCCCTCTTGGCCAATGGATTGGAGGCGGGCCTCGTCTATCTTGTTGCCGTGGGGATTCCGGCGGTAATTGGCATTAGCCTTGGGCGGTTGCGCCCAAGCCCCGGCATCCAACCGAACGAAGCATTAGTGATTACGTCGGCTACGCTTCTCGCAGCGGCACTGACGATGAGCCTTCCTTTCGCCTACGACGGGCTGCACTTCGGCGATGCGGTCTTTGAGTCCATTTCCGCCGTCACGACGACGGGCCTTTCCATGACGGAGAGCGTTGCCAACAAACCGGTCAGCTTCCTATTCGCCCGGTCCTGGCTGCAATGGTACGGCGGTCTGGGCATTGTCGTGGTCTCGGTGGCGCTCCTCGTGCGCCCCGCGCCCGCCATTCGTCGGCTCGCGTCCACAGAAAACGCCTCCACGGAGTTTCCGGTCGACGTTCGGGCGCACGCCCGCCGAGTCAGCGTGGTCTACCTTATCCTGACCGGTGCGTCCCTGCTTACGCTATTTCTGTTGGGACTGCGTCCGCTGGCTGCAATTACCTACACACTCAGTTCCGTATCTACCGGGGGCTTCGCCGTGGACGACGCAAGTCTCGCCGGGCTTTCGGGATGGATGGCCCCGGCCGCGATCCTTCTGAGTGCTTTCCTCGGGGCCGGCTCCATTTCGTGGTATTATCGCCGGTTTTGGGGTACGAACGAACGTCCGACCAGGCGCGGCCTCACGACCGTCGGGCTTCCACTCATGACGTTAATCATCGCCCTTGCGCTCATTGGGACGCTGCGTTACGTCGGTGTCATGTCCTGGACTCAGGCTATTGGCCACGGCGTGGCTCTCGGGGTCACCGCGCAGACCACGACGGGATTCACGACCACGGATATCGCCGCCTTACCCGCCGCTGCCAAGGCACTGGTAATGGTCGCCATGTTTATTGGAGGCGACTTGGGCTCCACGGCCGGAGGCATCAAGCTCATCCGGTTCTTCATTGTGCTGCGGTTGTTTCAGCGCCTACTTGTGCGCACTACTACGCCGCCACACGCAGTTCTCACGCGACGTCTGGGCGGCCGAAAACTGAGTGATCGGACCGCACTCGACGGACTCCTGGTCATTGCCCTCTTTGTCGTCACCATCCTGCTTTCGTGGTTTGTCTTGCTGCTCTACAACTATGATCCCTTGAATTCGCTCTTTGATGTTGTATCAGCCACTTGTACGGTGGGCTTATCGACCGGCGTCACCGGCCCTGTCCTGCCCGAGTTTCCCAAGATGGTCCTGTGCGTTGACATGCTGATGAGGCGACTTGAGATGATCGCCCTGCTCGTCCTCTTCTACCCGCGTACGTGGATCGGAAAGCGAGCCGATATATCATGA
- a CDS encoding CBS domain-containing protein has translation MKVKDVMTATVRVIDSAEPTQKAAEHMAAMNVGALPVVQEHKLVGMITDRDVVVRVVGQGLDARTTRVGEVMTSGALTLQENDDVADAARTMKDRQVRRVPVVDNEQRVVGIVTLGDLAVKTGSEGQTLAGEALQGVSTPAEPNL, from the coding sequence ATGAAAGTCAAGGACGTCATGACTGCAACCGTAAGAGTCATCGATTCTGCCGAACCCACACAGAAAGCTGCCGAGCATATGGCCGCGATGAACGTGGGAGCCCTTCCCGTAGTTCAGGAGCACAAGCTGGTGGGCATGATCACAGACCGCGATGTCGTCGTTCGGGTCGTCGGGCAGGGACTTGACGCCCGAACCACGAGAGTGGGCGAGGTCATGACATCCGGCGCCTTGACGCTCCAGGAGAATGACGATGTTGCCGATGCGGCCCGGACCATGAAGGACCGCCAGGTGCGTCGCGTTCCCGTGGTCGACAACGAGCAGCGTGTTGTCGGCATCGTCACACTGGGTGATCTGGCCGTGAAGACCGGTTCCGAGGGACAAACGCTTGCCGGAGAGGCGTTGCAAGGCGTTTCAACACCGGCGGAACCCAATCTCTGA